A region of Candidatus Aquicultor sp. DNA encodes the following proteins:
- a CDS encoding DUF4931 domain-containing protein, whose product MRKDYFRDLWTFVAPGRALRPFDSKEVNVSDSSGCFFCPGNEHTTPPEIDRVEGPTGWHVRVFPNKFPICGGEDMCTESWEVDSSHGHHEVIVETPDHYQKLSDISVENMIDTLKMYRERINALEKDDAVGYVSVFKNQGREAGASLDHSHTQILAVSQVPNFISEKIEHSSEDDCIYCKIADTERISQRLVCVNNSFVAFCAFAPRYTHELWIVAREHVRNLNDISDEAMADLAAILLRSLRVVEKLTPNYNMMINYGPRGADFHFHIEIAPRIPHQVKAGFELGTNYAVITTTPEESAAFYRENIGECNSY is encoded by the coding sequence ATGAGAAAGGACTATTTTCGTGACCTCTGGACGTTTGTTGCGCCGGGAAGGGCGCTCAGACCGTTCGACTCAAAAGAGGTCAATGTAAGTGATAGCTCGGGGTGCTTTTTCTGCCCCGGAAACGAGCATACGACACCGCCGGAAATCGACCGTGTCGAAGGCCCGACCGGGTGGCATGTACGCGTCTTCCCAAACAAGTTCCCAATCTGTGGCGGGGAAGATATGTGCACCGAAAGCTGGGAAGTAGACTCGTCGCACGGTCATCATGAGGTCATCGTGGAGACGCCTGATCACTACCAGAAGCTATCCGACATATCGGTCGAGAATATGATAGATACGCTCAAGATGTACCGCGAGCGCATCAACGCCCTCGAAAAAGATGACGCCGTCGGGTACGTTTCGGTCTTCAAAAACCAGGGGCGGGAAGCAGGCGCGTCGCTCGACCACTCGCATACGCAGATTCTGGCGGTAAGCCAGGTACCCAACTTCATCAGCGAGAAGATTGAGCACAGCAGTGAGGATGATTGTATCTATTGCAAGATCGCCGACACAGAGCGCATCTCGCAGCGCCTAGTATGCGTCAACAACTCATTTGTCGCGTTTTGCGCATTCGCGCCGCGCTATACACACGAGCTTTGGATTGTCGCCCGTGAGCACGTGCGCAATCTAAACGACATCTCGGACGAGGCTATGGCGGACCTGGCGGCAATACTGCTGCGGTCGCTGCGCGTGGTTGAGAAGCTAACCCCGAATTACAATATGATGATCAACTATGGGCCAAGGGGCGCAGACTTCCATTTCCATATTGAAATCGCACCGCGCATTCCGCATCAGGTAAAAGCAGGGTTCGAGCTCGGCACGAATTATGCTGTTATAACGACGACTCCCGAAGAATCAGCCGCGTTTTACAGGGAGAACATCGGTGAATGTAACTCATATTAA
- a CDS encoding glycogen/starch synthase, producing the protein MSEKPYLFEVSWEVANKVGGIYTVLESKSALVKEEYGDHYFFVGPYLPGKSDSQFIPKPMPTFLANAQKDLAPEGIQFHYGTWLLDSEPQVILVEFMHELNNIGQFKSELWNTYWVDSLFSAYDFDEPVAFSWAVGKLLESIKRVGLKKDKVIVHAHEWLTGAVVLYLKHTGLDFSTIFTTHATFLGRCLASSGINFYADINSIDADAKAAEIGIMAKHSLEKATAIHVDVLTTVSEITGKEAEAFYGRKPDVILPNGLNMTSFPGAQDITVHHRDYRKFLRMFTQYYFFPHYTFDLENTLYYFILGRYEMRCKGIDLFIDALADLNQKLKAKKSDKTIVALFCIPAGSSGVKDQLIESKSIHQSIRQTVHHHQDDIFERIVRAYLGEHEFDLEWLLSKDFIDKAVANQRRFKRMGRPPLVTHDLFNEDGDEIINMFKRKGLLNAEEDKVKVVFYPTYLSGGDGLLNLQFYNVMAGSHFGVFPSFYEPWGYTPLEAGALGVASVTTDLSGYGLALKEAGLVKKKLPGTYVISRSAFDYDSEKEELLRILYEYSTLDGNERMELRLNANTQARNYDWKILVKYYFEAHRLALAKSKVNVA; encoded by the coding sequence ATGAGCGAAAAACCGTATCTATTTGAAGTATCTTGGGAAGTAGCAAACAAAGTGGGCGGTATTTACACCGTTCTTGAGTCCAAGTCAGCGCTTGTTAAGGAGGAGTACGGCGATCACTACTTTTTCGTTGGCCCATATTTGCCAGGGAAATCTGATAGCCAGTTTATTCCGAAACCGATGCCGACATTCCTAGCGAATGCTCAAAAAGATCTCGCACCTGAAGGGATTCAATTCCACTACGGCACATGGCTCCTCGATTCAGAGCCGCAGGTCATTCTTGTAGAGTTTATGCATGAGCTCAACAATATCGGCCAGTTTAAATCAGAGCTGTGGAATACCTACTGGGTAGACTCACTGTTCTCAGCGTATGATTTTGATGAGCCGGTTGCGTTCTCATGGGCCGTCGGCAAACTGCTCGAGTCGATCAAACGTGTCGGTTTAAAGAAAGATAAGGTCATCGTGCATGCGCACGAATGGCTGACCGGCGCAGTTGTTTTATACTTAAAACACACAGGACTCGACTTCTCGACTATCTTTACAACACACGCGACCTTCTTAGGCCGCTGTCTCGCATCGTCCGGAATCAACTTCTATGCCGATATCAACAGCATCGATGCCGACGCCAAAGCTGCCGAAATCGGCATTATGGCAAAGCACAGCCTGGAGAAAGCCACCGCGATTCACGTAGATGTCTTAACGACGGTGTCTGAGATCACGGGCAAAGAAGCCGAAGCTTTCTATGGCAGAAAACCGGATGTTATCTTGCCGAACGGTTTGAATATGACTTCATTCCCGGGTGCGCAAGATATCACCGTACACCATCGCGATTACAGGAAGTTCCTGCGCATGTTCACGCAGTACTATTTCTTCCCGCACTATACCTTCGACCTTGAAAACACGCTCTACTACTTTATTCTTGGTCGTTACGAGATGCGCTGTAAAGGAATCGACCTCTTTATCGATGCGCTGGCAGATCTTAACCAGAAGCTTAAAGCGAAGAAGAGCGATAAGACTATCGTTGCGCTCTTCTGCATACCAGCAGGCAGCTCCGGTGTAAAAGACCAATTGATCGAGAGCAAATCGATCCATCAGAGCATCAGGCAGACCGTCCACCATCACCAAGACGATATATTCGAGCGTATCGTGCGCGCGTATCTCGGCGAGCACGAATTCGATCTCGAGTGGCTGCTCAGCAAAGACTTTATTGATAAAGCGGTCGCAAACCAGCGCAGGTTCAAACGCATGGGCAGACCGCCGCTCGTCACGCACGATCTCTTTAACGAAGACGGCGACGAGATAATCAATATGTTCAAACGCAAAGGGCTCCTCAATGCAGAGGAAGACAAGGTTAAAGTCGTGTTCTATCCGACATACCTATCCGGTGGTGACGGGTTGCTCAACCTGCAGTTCTACAACGTTATGGCCGGCTCACACTTCGGCGTATTCCCATCGTTCTACGAGCCGTGGGGCTATACACCGCTCGAAGCAGGCGCACTCGGCGTTGCATCGGTCACGACCGATCTCTCCGGTTACGGGCTTGCTTTGAAAGAGGCCGGTTTAGTGAAGAAAAAACTTCCAGGCACCTATGTCATCAGCCGTAGCGCGTTTGACTACGATAGCGAGAAGGAAGAACTCCTCAGGATTCTGTATGAGTATTCAACGCTCGACGGCAATGAGCGGATGGAGCTCAGGCTTAACGCTAATACACAGGCCAGGAATTATGATTGGAAAATCTTAGTCAAGTATTATTTCGAAGCGCATAGGCTTGCGCTCGCTAAGAGTAAGGTGAATGTAGCATGA
- a CDS encoding glycoside hydrolase family 57 protein — MPSVCLYFHVHQPTRLKRYNIFDIGADRDYFDDKQNASIMHKVAEKCYYPANSLILELIERFEGKFKVSYSVSGAFLDQAMEFEPGLIDSFYRLSKTGCVEFLSETYYHSLASLYSEEEMFEQVMDHMLLIARLFGQVPNVFRNTELVYFDNLPELVKRFHFKAILAEGWDGVLGWRSPNYVYQAQGSNAKLLLKNYRLSDDIAFRFSNRAWSDWPLTADKFAQWVHRVNGNGQVINLFMDYETLGEHQWSDTGIFEFLKHMPAAILGHPDMDFVTVSEEADRNNSVAELSMPQPVSWADTERDLSAWLGNEMQRTALDALYALEESVKETNDLDLLKTWRQMQTSDHFYYMCTKWFSDGDVHKYFNAYDRPHDAYIYFTNALADFNERVLDNLEVAKLASTRREAPRIVFETTVPDIEVPVPGVEIPPGVELPIVAAPHPGPAGQA; from the coding sequence ATGCCTAGTGTATGTCTCTATTTTCACGTACACCAGCCGACACGATTAAAGCGCTACAACATCTTCGATATTGGAGCCGATCGTGACTATTTCGACGATAAGCAGAATGCAAGCATTATGCACAAAGTTGCTGAAAAGTGCTACTACCCGGCAAACAGTCTCATCTTAGAGCTTATCGAGCGCTTTGAAGGTAAATTCAAGGTTAGCTATTCGGTCTCCGGCGCTTTTCTCGATCAAGCGATGGAATTTGAGCCGGGGCTTATCGATAGTTTTTACCGGCTATCAAAAACCGGGTGTGTCGAGTTCCTGAGTGAGACCTATTACCACTCGCTTGCCTCGTTGTACTCGGAAGAAGAAATGTTCGAGCAAGTAATGGATCACATGCTCCTCATCGCACGGCTCTTTGGCCAGGTGCCGAATGTTTTCAGGAACACAGAGCTTGTATATTTCGATAATTTGCCCGAGCTTGTGAAACGTTTCCATTTTAAAGCAATTCTTGCCGAAGGATGGGATGGGGTACTCGGATGGCGAAGCCCGAATTACGTGTACCAGGCACAAGGCTCAAATGCCAAGCTTTTGTTAAAGAATTACCGGCTTTCAGACGATATCGCTTTTAGGTTCTCTAATCGCGCCTGGAGCGATTGGCCGCTTACAGCAGACAAGTTCGCACAATGGGTGCATAGGGTAAACGGCAACGGCCAAGTCATAAATCTCTTCATGGATTACGAGACGCTTGGCGAGCACCAGTGGTCGGATACCGGTATTTTTGAGTTCTTGAAGCATATGCCGGCGGCGATTTTAGGCCACCCGGATATGGACTTCGTTACTGTGTCCGAGGAAGCGGACCGGAATAATTCGGTTGCCGAACTATCAATGCCGCAGCCGGTTTCATGGGCTGATACCGAGCGGGACCTTTCAGCGTGGCTCGGCAATGAAATGCAGAGAACAGCGCTTGATGCGCTTTACGCACTTGAAGAGAGCGTAAAAGAAACAAACGATCTTGACCTTTTGAAAACATGGCGCCAGATGCAGACGTCGGATCATTTTTACTATATGTGCACGAAGTGGTTTAGTGATGGCGATGTACACAAGTACTTTAATGCATACGATCGCCCGCATGACGCCTACATATATTTCACGAACGCGTTAGCCGATTTTAATGAGCGCGTTCTTGATAATCTAGAAGTCGCAAAACTTGCGAGCACGCGCAGGGAGGCGCCTCGCATAGTATTTGAAACAACCGTACCCGATATCGAGGTACCTGTGCCCGGTGTAGAGATACCGCCTGGGGTGGAATTACCAATTGTAGCAGCACCGCATCCAGGCCCAGCGGGCCAAGCTTAA
- a CDS encoding glycosyltransferase family 4 protein, producing the protein MLGWELPPYHSGGLGRACEGMTKGLARSGVDVSFVLPKMFPGAQYDWMNVHDASASAFDNLGEELFSDETCMQYLTRHQCALVRGYLPNLSSRSETFCSECFHRINKGDDLSHISLYSRGVFEVAKRLNFEAVHGHDWMTYHAAVLARKVAAARGKRVPFIAHVHATEIDRHDGQRIYNIEKQGMQAADRVVAVSNYTKSMVIKHYGVSADKISVVHNGIEPRTIRRYPRHVLKRRYKLVLFIGRITYQKGPDYYVRVAKKVTDQYKNVKFLMIGAGDMQAAMVEMAARERLTGKLLFSSWLKDDQMDAAYQLADVFVMPSVSEPFGIVPLEAIQNGTPVVVSKNAGVIEVVRNCIPVDFWDIDKMSSAIVALLQNERFARTMVTRAQEEVRGLTWDLAASKLVDVYRDSAQEVAHA; encoded by the coding sequence ATGCTGGGGTGGGAACTACCCCCATACCATTCAGGCGGTCTAGGGCGGGCATGCGAAGGCATGACCAAGGGTCTTGCACGCTCGGGCGTCGACGTGTCGTTTGTGCTACCAAAGATGTTTCCCGGCGCGCAATACGACTGGATGAACGTGCACGATGCTAGCGCGTCTGCATTCGACAACCTTGGAGAAGAACTCTTCAGTGATGAAACATGTATGCAATATCTTACGCGGCATCAGTGCGCGCTCGTGCGCGGCTACCTGCCGAATTTGAGTTCCCGCTCAGAGACGTTTTGCAGCGAGTGTTTTCACCGTATCAACAAAGGCGATGATCTCTCACACATAAGCCTCTATTCAAGAGGCGTGTTTGAGGTGGCTAAGCGGCTTAACTTCGAGGCGGTGCACGGGCATGATTGGATGACATACCATGCTGCGGTGCTCGCGCGTAAAGTCGCGGCAGCGCGCGGCAAGCGCGTGCCGTTTATCGCGCATGTTCACGCCACCGAAATCGATCGCCATGACGGGCAACGAATCTATAACATCGAGAAACAGGGGATGCAGGCGGCCGACCGCGTCGTCGCCGTAAGCAACTACACCAAATCGATGGTCATCAAACACTACGGCGTGAGCGCCGATAAAATCAGCGTCGTTCATAACGGCATCGAGCCCCGCACGATCCGGCGCTATCCTCGCCACGTCCTGAAGCGTCGCTACAAACTCGTTCTCTTCATTGGAAGGATTACCTACCAAAAAGGTCCTGATTACTATGTGCGGGTCGCAAAAAAGGTAACCGACCAATACAAAAATGTGAAATTCTTGATGATCGGCGCCGGCGATATGCAAGCGGCGATGGTTGAAATGGCTGCTCGTGAAAGGCTTACCGGCAAGCTTTTATTTAGCTCGTGGCTCAAAGACGACCAAATGGATGCAGCGTATCAGCTGGCTGATGTGTTCGTTATGCCATCGGTATCCGAACCGTTTGGCATAGTACCGCTTGAGGCTATACAAAACGGAACACCTGTTGTAGTCTCGAAGAACGCCGGAGTTATTGAGGTTGTGCGTAACTGCATCCCGGTCGATTTCTGGGATATTGACAAAATGTCGTCTGCAATTGTCGCACTGTTGCAAAACGAGCGGTTTGCGCGCACGATGGTAACCCGCGCTCAAGAGGAAGTGCGTGGTCTTACCTGGGATCTGGCGGCAAGCAAGCTGGTCGATGTTTACCGGGATTCGGCACAGGAGGTAGCTCATGCCTAG
- a CDS encoding helix-turn-helix transcriptional regulator, with protein sequence MAVYATKLEKILSERNIRQNALAKRIGVDRSLMNKWVKGKHVPSVYFMTKIARELRLSEQEIFFDPAFCSTKGLSEGKRIT encoded by the coding sequence GTGGCCGTTTATGCAACAAAGCTCGAAAAGATATTAAGCGAACGAAATATCAGACAAAACGCGCTTGCAAAACGTATCGGTGTTGACCGAAGTCTTATGAATAAATGGGTGAAGGGCAAGCATGTTCCGTCGGTATATTTCATGACCAAAATCGCTCGTGAATTACGCCTGAGTGAGCAAGAAATATTTTTTGACCCTGCATTTTGCTCAACTAAAGGATTAAGCGAAGGAAAACGTATTACATAA
- a CDS encoding helix-turn-helix transcriptional regulator produces MNKEALNNRTRQDFAEALRERMQVQGISFPGLAKEIDFKLSATYIHNLASGKAKPTKDNIEVLAKGLDTDPSYFKEYREYKAKDKINTDPEIADFILDETAAEIPSEFAKLTAEQKKAAVEFIKELQHTYRI; encoded by the coding sequence ATGAATAAAGAGGCACTGAACAACCGGACTCGCCAAGATTTCGCCGAGGCGTTACGCGAACGTATGCAGGTGCAGGGCATAAGCTTTCCTGGCCTGGCAAAAGAAATCGATTTTAAGCTATCGGCGACGTATATTCATAACCTGGCATCCGGTAAAGCAAAACCAACCAAAGATAACATTGAGGTTCTAGCGAAAGGGCTTGATACCGACCCTTCTTACTTCAAGGAATACCGGGAATATAAAGCTAAAGATAAAATCAATACCGACCCTGAGATCGCCGATTTCATCCTCGACGAAACGGCTGCGGAAATACCATCGGAATTTGCCAAGCTTACCGCTGAACAAAAAAAGGCGGCTGTCGAATTTATTAAGGAATTACAACATACGTACCGCATCTAA
- a CDS encoding DUF2007 domain-containing protein, which produces MDRIEQGLVTAYKANSRDLAFIAKGLLDAAGIPYSIVGDGFRSLEGYSIFGDMNIGIRPYLIRVLEEDESRACEALRPLLETTEPIDEETLAKLAEEAGKETND; this is translated from the coding sequence GTGGACAGGATCGAGCAAGGACTGGTAACCGCATACAAAGCGAACAGCCGTGACTTAGCGTTTATTGCAAAGGGGCTGCTCGACGCTGCGGGCATTCCGTATTCGATTGTCGGGGATGGCTTCAGAAGCCTCGAAGGATACAGCATTTTCGGCGATATGAATATCGGCATCAGGCCGTACCTGATCCGGGTACTCGAAGAGGACGAATCCCGCGCATGCGAAGCGCTGCGCCCGCTTCTCGAAACCACCGAACCTATAGATGAAGAAACCCTCGCAAAGCTTGCCGAAGAGGCAGGCAAAGAGACTAACGATTAG
- a CDS encoding DNA double-strand break repair nuclease NurA has product MSVLNLNKLYEQIAALGSYQRNRAQSLASALHAAEDQVGLASADVVAFKRKIENAKTSWLVAELTDENPFEVHSPLPRPETYTVLSTDGSQISPDRHGPTPAFLINIGSVEIGYGGFHGYRLDSEPTLFFEEKDTIRRFGGKERDVSGPVLAALRQKMEVEVLGDMISSCENKPAVALVDGTLILWMLETDPKSITSLGTADLKQQSFLAFMQLINTACDSALPVAGYISLPGSADVINALKVHICPIEPVNCDRCPYKGSVLDEYPPCDKINGITDAALFRRLLKPGERSSLFGSISDILQAYGDQRVYFFYVNVGKEIARVEVPGWVAHDKDALMLVHSVCLDQAEKGMGYPIAVAEAHEQAVVKTTDKASFERLVMRALIKQGTSAAESRKAIRKKGGFI; this is encoded by the coding sequence ATGAGCGTGCTAAACTTGAACAAACTTTACGAGCAAATAGCAGCACTCGGCTCGTACCAGCGCAACCGGGCGCAGAGCTTGGCGTCGGCCCTGCATGCCGCCGAAGATCAGGTTGGCCTTGCCTCTGCGGATGTTGTGGCTTTCAAGAGAAAGATTGAAAATGCAAAGACCTCGTGGCTGGTCGCCGAATTAACCGATGAAAACCCGTTTGAGGTGCATTCCCCTCTTCCCCGTCCGGAAACATATACCGTATTGTCGACGGACGGCTCGCAGATAAGCCCCGACCGGCACGGCCCAACGCCTGCCTTCCTTATTAATATTGGGAGCGTCGAGATAGGCTACGGCGGGTTCCATGGTTACCGGTTAGATAGCGAACCAACGTTATTTTTTGAAGAGAAGGATACGATTCGTCGATTCGGCGGTAAAGAGCGCGATGTGTCCGGCCCTGTGCTCGCAGCACTCCGACAGAAAATGGAAGTAGAAGTCTTAGGGGATATGATCTCCTCGTGTGAGAACAAGCCGGCGGTCGCTCTGGTCGATGGTACGCTGATACTCTGGATGCTTGAGACCGACCCCAAAAGTATCACCAGTTTAGGAACCGCTGATCTCAAACAACAATCGTTCCTCGCTTTTATGCAGCTTATAAATACGGCGTGCGACAGTGCGCTTCCTGTCGCCGGATACATCAGTTTGCCGGGAAGCGCCGATGTGATAAATGCACTAAAAGTGCATATTTGTCCGATCGAGCCGGTTAACTGCGACAGATGCCCCTACAAGGGCTCTGTCCTTGATGAATATCCCCCTTGTGATAAGATAAATGGGATTACCGACGCAGCTTTGTTTCGCCGTTTACTCAAACCGGGTGAACGGTCCTCGCTTTTCGGCAGCATCTCTGACATACTGCAAGCGTATGGTGACCAGCGCGTATACTTTTTCTACGTTAACGTCGGAAAAGAAATTGCGCGGGTCGAGGTGCCGGGCTGGGTAGCGCACGATAAAGATGCGCTCATGCTTGTCCATAGCGTATGTCTCGACCAGGCGGAAAAAGGCATGGGTTACCCGATAGCGGTTGCCGAGGCGCACGAGCAGGCTGTTGTTAAGACAACCGACAAAGCTTCATTTGAGCGTCTCGTTATGAGAGCATTAATAAAACAGGGTACTTCTGCGGCGGAGTCACGCAAAGCTATTCGTAAAAAGGGAGGCTTTATATAA
- a CDS encoding ATP-binding protein, translating into MSDKRQRIASIIGGSLLAGLEAKLAEDINVEGISVGRLVVIDGKQNKFFCLLKDVSLEATNEDILLNPPHGEFAQLVHAGINTFYKLSVQPMLVTAQDPAEDDRPRPSTTVPPHFSPVCEAGAEDVALIFGEPSPTNPEIGSPIFMDVPVCLNLDKFVKRTSAIFGKSGSGKSVLARMVLGHLIQSDMAINLVFDMHGEYGWSATSESGIDDPSLKQLLGGKIAIFTVDANSPLYRRIRPDYDVQIPYSVIEIADLELAASELGITTAGIETMYRLADRWGEDKWLARFIKMDTEEFPDVVESTGVHEGALQKLHRCLSRLKKLPFIKESVADDTVERIMNEIQAGRHTVLQFGRYNSMLAYILVANIITRRLHKLYVDTTDLARAEGADGPKPLIVTIEEAHKFLDPSVARQTIFGTVAREMRKYNMVLLLIDQRPSGIDDEVLSQVGTRIVGDLGDERDINAVLTGLPSQSTLKVLINNLEARQFLLTGYAMPMPVVIDAKDYGDFCRELSLGSGIILDEIERRKSVDDLKSKVFGDDEIVFD; encoded by the coding sequence ATGTCAGATAAGAGACAAAGAATCGCAAGCATAATCGGCGGCTCGCTTCTTGCCGGGCTCGAGGCGAAGCTCGCCGAAGACATAAACGTCGAGGGGATATCGGTCGGAAGGCTCGTCGTTATCGACGGCAAACAGAACAAGTTCTTTTGTCTTCTCAAAGACGTATCGCTTGAGGCGACAAATGAGGATATTCTGCTTAACCCGCCGCATGGCGAGTTTGCGCAGCTCGTGCATGCCGGCATTAATACTTTTTACAAGCTCTCGGTACAGCCGATGTTGGTGACGGCGCAAGACCCGGCGGAAGATGACCGGCCGCGTCCCTCAACCACGGTGCCGCCGCACTTCTCCCCCGTCTGTGAAGCCGGGGCCGAAGACGTCGCACTCATTTTCGGCGAACCAAGCCCGACCAACCCGGAGATCGGCTCCCCGATCTTTATGGATGTGCCGGTCTGTCTCAATCTTGATAAATTCGTAAAACGAACGAGCGCCATATTCGGCAAGAGCGGCTCAGGCAAGAGCGTGCTCGCCCGCATGGTACTCGGGCATTTGATACAAAGCGATATGGCGATCAATCTGGTCTTCGACATGCACGGTGAGTACGGCTGGAGCGCGACCAGTGAGTCCGGTATCGACGACCCGAGCTTGAAGCAGCTTCTGGGCGGTAAAATCGCGATTTTTACCGTAGATGCGAACTCACCGCTGTATCGGCGCATCCGCCCGGACTACGATGTGCAAATCCCCTACTCGGTGATTGAGATCGCCGATCTGGAACTTGCCGCCAGTGAGCTGGGCATAACGACTGCCGGTATCGAAACGATGTACCGGCTTGCCGACCGGTGGGGCGAAGACAAGTGGCTCGCCCGTTTTATAAAAATGGATACCGAAGAATTCCCGGACGTCGTGGAGAGTACCGGCGTGCACGAAGGGGCGCTGCAAAAGCTGCACCGGTGCTTAAGCCGTTTGAAGAAACTGCCCTTTATTAAAGAGAGCGTGGCCGACGATACGGTCGAGCGCATCATGAACGAGATACAAGCCGGAAGGCACACGGTACTGCAATTCGGCCGCTATAACTCGATGCTCGCCTATATCTTAGTCGCAAATATTATAACGCGCCGGCTTCATAAGCTGTATGTCGACACAACCGACCTTGCGCGCGCCGAAGGCGCCGACGGGCCGAAACCGCTCATCGTAACAATTGAAGAAGCACACAAGTTCCTCGACCCGTCCGTTGCCCGCCAGACGATTTTCGGAACGGTCGCCCGTGAGATGCGCAAATACAATATGGTGTTGTTATTGATCGATCAGCGCCCCAGCGGCATCGACGACGAGGTGTTAAGCCAGGTCGGTACACGTATCGTCGGCGATTTAGGCGACGAGCGCGACATAAACGCCGTGTTAACCGGTCTTCCCAGCCAGAGCACGTTGAAAGTGCTGATAAACAACTTAGAAGCCCGGCAGTTTTTGCTCACCGGTTATGCCATGCCGATGCCGGTGGTCATCGACGCAAAAGATTACGGAGACTTCTGCCGGGAGCTTTCACTCGGCTCCGGCATAATTTTAGATGAAATCGAGCGGCGAAAGTCGGTCGACGATCTTAAATCGAAGGTGTTTGGCGATGACGAAATTGTCTTCGACTAA
- a CDS encoding exonuclease SbcCD subunit D, protein MTKLSSTKVSSIRVIHFADLHLGMENYGRVDAKTGLNQRVIDFLRSLNFLIDSAIERDVALVVFSGDAFRNQKPNPTLQREFARAIRRLTRHDIKVFLLVGNHDLPNLDKQAHSMAIYDVLDIDGVYVARSPEVFLIETKQGPVQVAALPHFSRSKLIASIKDTHPEYKNKTLTELNDLMVLMIENFVADLAAQVAEKPDVPAILATHASISTAKIGNEGRSILMGSEMTVLPSTLQRPEFDYVAMGHIHKFQDLSNGAYPHLVYSGSIDRVDFGEEREDKGFCLVRLVRRATTYEFMPTPARRFVTIDVECATDDPTAEVCKRLEGETLAESVVRVRVKVPAQLKDQIRKDEIIGALADAHYVAHVTVEAIGEAARVRNPHLTESQTPGRALAEFLKTRDDLRERQDELLQYGQRLIEELQARGLN, encoded by the coding sequence ATGACGAAATTGTCTTCGACTAAAGTATCTTCGATTAGAGTCATTCATTTTGCCGACCTTCACTTGGGGATGGAAAACTACGGCCGCGTTGATGCAAAAACCGGCCTCAATCAGCGCGTCATCGATTTCTTACGCTCGCTTAATTTCCTCATCGATAGCGCGATCGAGCGCGATGTGGCACTCGTCGTGTTTTCCGGCGACGCGTTTCGCAACCAAAAGCCGAACCCTACATTACAGCGTGAATTTGCGCGGGCAATACGCCGTTTAACCAGGCACGATATAAAAGTATTTTTACTTGTTGGCAACCATGACCTGCCCAATCTCGATAAGCAAGCGCACTCGATGGCGATTTACGACGTGCTCGATATCGACGGCGTATACGTCGCCCGCTCACCCGAAGTGTTCTTGATTGAAACAAAGCAGGGGCCCGTTCAGGTTGCGGCGCTCCCCCACTTTTCGCGAAGCAAACTTATCGCAAGCATTAAAGATACGCATCCTGAGTATAAAAACAAAACACTCACCGAGTTAAACGACCTCATGGTGCTGATGATCGAAAACTTTGTAGCCGATCTCGCCGCACAGGTTGCGGAAAAGCCGGATGTACCTGCCATTCTGGCAACGCATGCCAGCATATCAACCGCAAAAATCGGCAATGAGGGGCGCAGTATTCTCATGGGAAGCGAGATGACGGTGCTCCCGAGCACGCTGCAGCGGCCCGAATTCGATTACGTGGCGATGGGCCATATCCATAAATTTCAGGATTTGAGCAACGGCGCATACCCGCACCTGGTGTATTCGGGAAGCATCGATAGGGTGGATTTTGGCGAGGAGCGCGAAGACAAGGGCTTTTGCCTGGTGCGCCTGGTACGAAGAGCGACCACATATGAATTCATGCCTACACCTGCACGGCGCTTTGTTACGATTGATGTCGAGTGTGCGACCGACGACCCGACCGCAGAGGTGTGCAAGCGTCTTGAAGGCGAAACGCTTGCCGAAAGCGTAGTGCGCGTGCGTGTGAAGGTGCCCGCGCAGCTTAAGGATCAGATCCGCAAGGATGAGATCATCGGCGCACTCGCAGACGCCCACTATGTCGCCCACGTAACGGTTGAAGCGATCGGTGAAGCGGCGCGCGTGAGAAACCCGCACCTGACCGAGTCGCAAACCCCGGGGCGGGCGCTTGCCGAATTTTTAAAGACACGCGATGATTTGCGCGAACGCCAAGATGAACTCTTGCAATACGGGCAAAGGCTCATCGAAGAGCTGCAAGCGCGAGGTTTGAATTGA